One genomic region from Clostridia bacterium encodes:
- a CDS encoding VWA domain-containing protein, with protein MDSNTPQTNRNVDIVFCLDGTGSMSPCLDMVKQNAQKFYQDLLEKLTLEYNSSVDDICIKVIVFRDYLDDGDHAMIESEWFDMTAGDTDKYEAFLKGIVAEGGGVSLEENGLEALYYAMATDWNARNPKDRQVIVLFTDADALDLMDAQRKGLPNYPQNMVDRDGLVSMWECILPPFMAQGDLKLQKKCKRLVMYAPAGTKYEDLAKDLNRSQFIPVDLSAGLGDLNFDDVIRIIASSISSV; from the coding sequence ATGGATAGCAACACCCCACAAACCAATAGAAACGTAGACATCGTTTTTTGTCTCGACGGCACCGGCAGTATGTCGCCTTGCCTCGATATGGTGAAGCAAAATGCTCAAAAATTCTATCAGGACCTTTTGGAAAAATTGACTTTGGAGTACAATTCCAGCGTTGACGATATTTGCATCAAAGTCATTGTCTTCCGCGATTATTTGGATGACGGCGATCATGCTATGATTGAGAGCGAGTGGTTCGATATGACCGCCGGGGACACGGACAAATACGAGGCGTTTCTCAAAGGCATCGTGGCCGAAGGCGGCGGTGTGTCTTTGGAAGAGAACGGATTGGAGGCGCTCTATTATGCTATGGCGACCGACTGGAATGCCAGAAATCCCAAAGACCGTCAGGTAATCGTGTTGTTTACGGACGCGGATGCGTTGGATTTGATGGATGCCCAACGCAAGGGGTTGCCTAACTATCCCCAAAACATGGTGGATCGCGATGGCCTCGTGTCCATGTGGGAATGCATTTTGCCTCCGTTTATGGCACAGGGAGACCTCAAATTGCAAAAGAAATGTAAGCGTTTGGTGATGTATGCTCCTGCCGGCACCAAATATGAGGATTTGGCGAAAGACCTCAATCGCAGTCAATTCATTCCCGTCGATCTTTCCGCCGGTTTGGGCGATTTGAACTTCGATGATGTAATCAGAATTATTGCATCGTCGATTTCTTCGGTCTGA
- a CDS encoding VWA domain-containing protein — translation MEDKKYVKVYCKKANKYGLVTIEKSNGYDKITNFYEIDDATAAEIKTSFEGNLPEVSMYLKPNAVDGTRTPRSMDKSRQCPVKKGELWYQCIYCSALEISNTTAASACEIYFLMDESGSMEHRDRKEGAAAVSKLVQSLSGAGNVYSFVAWGSDAGYVFQNSTNAVEINRASQLYVDGLTGHSGSTDAAEAFRYIASDVARAQKPVRIIFVTDGYFDDENEAVRERDRLLASNRNVEILAIGITGASQSSLSRIGTVPAFSKVVGGSSALTSTFEQIAETLKKNGNNF, via the coding sequence ATGGAAGATAAAAAGTATGTAAAAGTATATTGTAAAAAGGCCAATAAATACGGTCTGGTTACTATCGAGAAGAGCAATGGCTATGACAAAATCACCAATTTCTATGAGATAGACGACGCCACGGCTGCCGAAATTAAGACCTCGTTCGAGGGCAATTTGCCCGAGGTGTCTATGTACCTTAAACCCAATGCCGTAGATGGTACGCGCACGCCCCGTAGTATGGACAAGTCGCGCCAATGCCCCGTAAAGAAAGGCGAACTGTGGTATCAATGCATCTATTGCTCGGCTTTGGAAATCAGCAATACGACAGCCGCTTCTGCTTGCGAGATCTATTTCCTTATGGACGAGTCAGGCAGTATGGAGCACCGTGACCGCAAGGAAGGTGCTGCGGCCGTGTCCAAATTGGTGCAATCGCTATCGGGCGCAGGCAACGTGTACAGTTTTGTCGCTTGGGGTTCGGACGCGGGCTACGTGTTTCAGAACTCCACAAATGCCGTCGAAATCAATCGTGCTTCCCAATTGTACGTGGATGGCCTCACGGGGCATAGCGGTTCGACGGATGCCGCCGAGGCATTCCGTTATATTGCGTCGGATGTGGCTCGTGCCCAAAAGCCCGTGCGTATTATTTTTGTAACGGACGGCTACTTCGACGACGAAAACGAGGCGGTTCGCGAACGCGATAGATTACTTGCCTCCAACCGCAACGTGGAGATTTTGGCCATAGGCATTACCGGTGCCAGCCAGTCTTCTCTTAGTCGAATCGGCACCGTGCCCGCCTTCTCCAAGGTGGTGGGCGGTAGTTCCGCATTGACCAGCACGTTCGAACAGATTGCCGAGACGCTCAAAAAGAATGGCAACAATTTTTAG
- a CDS encoding VWA domain-containing protein has product MPITERKIDIVMCIDATSSMGPCIDNVRNHAKSFYREVVNKMQTEYASTVTELRIQVITFRDLECDVDAIQQSEFFELPSDTDLFERYLNSITPRGGGDYKESGLEALYKAMTTRWTARGAKDRQVILLFTDADAIGFDEKRNRTGYPNECDESTFLMTWNCQRGNLNTLTDRSKRLLMYAPDNTKYSEIVRYMKRSIHRSVVPQNGMADVGFDDIIKMLCASASSN; this is encoded by the coding sequence ATGCCGATAACAGAGAGAAAAATAGATATCGTTATGTGCATCGACGCCACCAGCAGTATGGGGCCGTGCATCGACAATGTGCGCAATCACGCCAAATCCTTCTATCGGGAAGTGGTCAACAAGATGCAGACGGAGTATGCCAGCACGGTTACCGAATTGCGCATTCAGGTTATTACGTTCCGTGATTTGGAGTGCGACGTGGATGCCATCCAACAAAGTGAATTCTTCGAGTTGCCCTCCGATACCGACCTCTTCGAGCGCTATCTCAACAGTATTACACCCCGTGGCGGCGGTGACTACAAGGAGAGCGGTTTGGAGGCCTTGTATAAGGCCATGACTACCCGCTGGACTGCTCGGGGCGCCAAGGACCGTCAGGTCATATTGCTTTTTACGGATGCGGATGCCATCGGGTTTGATGAGAAGCGCAATCGTACGGGCTATCCCAATGAATGCGACGAATCCACGTTCCTTATGACGTGGAATTGCCAGCGCGGCAATCTCAATACTTTGACCGACCGTAGCAAGCGCTTGCTGATGTATGCGCCCGATAATACGAAGTATTCGGAGATTGTTCGATATATGAAACGTAGCATACACAGGAGCGTTGTGCCGCAAAACGGTATGGCGGACGTCGGGTTTGACGACATCATTAAGATGCTGTGTGCAAGTGCCAGTTCCAACTAA